A region from the Nostoc sp. HK-01 genome encodes:
- the uvrC gene encoding excinuclease ABC subunit C — protein sequence MTTSAQILPLVKDPERLESRLAEIPPEPGVYFMRDGSDRIIYIGKSRKLRSRVRSYFREGYTKSERIATMARQVTEIEFIVTDTEAEALALEANLIKQHQPYFNVLLKDDKKYPYLCITWSEDYPRIFITRKRQLGKEKDKFYGPYTDTGLLREILRISKRIFSLRQRPQPLFKDRPCLNYDMGRCPGVCQQLISPEEYRKTVQKVAMVFQGRTQELIDILTEQMQKAAEALNFESAARIRDQISGLKSLTADQKVSLPDDTVSRDAIALAADTQHACIQLFQIRAGQLVGRLAFVADAQAEPGAILQRVLEEHYQTADAVEIPAEILVQHDLPDAEILADVLTQRKGRKVTIFTPQRQTKAELIEMVERNAQYELQRMQKLGARNNQAMQDLADVLDLPDLPHRIEGYDISHIQGSNAVASQVVFIDGLPGKQHYRHYKIKNPTVTIGHSDDFASLAEVIQRRFRKYSEDTQLQRAGNPDWPDLIMIDGGKGQLSSVVTVLQEMNLLEDLRVVSLAKQREEIFLPGESQPLPTDAEQPGVQLLRRLRDEAHRFAVSFHRQQRSDKLRRSRLDEIPGLGHHRQKQLLGHFRSVDYIRQATPAQLAEVAGIGTRLAQEIYDYFHPA from the coding sequence GTGACAACATCTGCTCAAATACTACCACTGGTTAAAGATCCAGAGCGTCTGGAAAGCCGACTAGCTGAAATTCCGCCGGAACCAGGAGTTTATTTTATGCGGGATGGCAGCGATCGCATTATATATATAGGTAAGTCACGGAAGTTGCGATCGCGTGTCCGTTCCTATTTTCGTGAAGGTTATACAAAAAGCGAACGCATCGCCACAATGGCGAGACAAGTAACAGAAATTGAATTTATTGTCACTGATACCGAAGCCGAAGCTTTGGCGTTAGAAGCCAACTTAATTAAGCAGCACCAGCCATACTTTAATGTGCTGCTCAAAGATGATAAAAAATATCCATATCTCTGCATCACTTGGTCAGAAGACTATCCCCGCATCTTCATCACACGCAAACGCCAACTAGGTAAAGAAAAAGATAAATTCTACGGGCCTTATACAGATACAGGTTTATTAAGAGAAATTCTCCGCATTAGTAAGCGCATCTTTTCCCTGCGACAACGACCACAACCATTATTTAAAGACCGCCCCTGTTTAAATTATGATATGGGGCGTTGTCCCGGTGTCTGTCAACAATTAATTTCACCAGAAGAATACCGCAAAACTGTGCAGAAAGTGGCGATGGTATTCCAAGGTAGAACTCAAGAATTGATTGATATTTTGACAGAACAAATGCAAAAAGCCGCAGAGGCGCTGAATTTTGAATCGGCGGCGCGAATACGTGATCAAATTTCTGGGTTAAAATCTCTGACGGCAGATCAAAAAGTATCTTTACCAGATGATACAGTTTCGCGGGATGCCATAGCGTTAGCGGCAGATACACAACACGCCTGCATTCAATTATTTCAAATTCGCGCTGGACAATTAGTCGGACGTTTAGCCTTTGTTGCTGATGCACAAGCTGAACCAGGTGCAATTTTACAACGCGTTTTAGAAGAACATTACCAAACTGCTGATGCGGTAGAAATTCCCGCCGAGATTTTGGTACAACATGATTTACCTGACGCGGAAATATTAGCAGATGTTTTAACGCAGCGTAAGGGTAGAAAAGTCACAATTTTCACCCCCCAGCGCCAAACTAAGGCAGAATTAATTGAGATGGTCGAGCGTAATGCCCAATACGAATTACAAAGAATGCAAAAATTGGGCGCTCGCAATAATCAAGCCATGCAAGATTTAGCTGATGTTCTCGATTTACCAGATTTACCCCACCGCATTGAAGGTTACGACATTTCCCATATTCAAGGTTCTAATGCTGTTGCTTCTCAAGTAGTATTTATTGATGGTTTACCGGGTAAGCAACATTATCGCCATTACAAAATCAAAAATCCCACCGTCACAATCGGACATTCCGATGATTTTGCCAGTTTAGCTGAAGTCATTCAACGGCGATTTCGTAAATATAGCGAAGATACCCAACTACAACGCGCTGGCAATCCTGACTGGCCTGATTTAATTATGATTGATGGCGGTAAAGGTCAGCTATCATCTGTTGTCACTGTGTTGCAAGAGATGAATTTGTTAGAAGACTTGCGAGTTGTGAGTTTGGCAAAACAGCGCGAAGAGATTTTTTTACCGGGAGAGTCACAACCCTTACCAACCGATGCAGAACAACCAGGAGTACAGTTACTAAGACGGTTGCGGGATGAAGCCCATCGCTTTGCTGTGAGTTTCCATCGGCAACAACGCAGTGATAAACTGAGGCGATCGCGTTTAGACGAAATCCCCGGCTTAGGACATCATCGCCAAAAGCAACTATTAGGGCATTTTCGCTCAGTCGATTATATCCGCCAAGCTACACCCGCACAACTCGCCGAAGTTGCGGGAATTGGGACAAGACTAGCGCAGGAAATTTACGATTACTTTCATCCTGCTTGA
- a CDS encoding magnesium-protoporphyrin IX monomethyl ester aerobic oxidative cyclase, whose amino-acid sequence MVDSLKKPGFEEIRPGIKVPAKETLLTPRFYTTDFDEMARMDISVNEDELQAILEEFRTDYNRHHFVRDAEFEQSWDHIDGETRQLFIEFLERSCTAEFSGFLLYKELGRRLKDKSPLLAECFNLMSRDEARHAGFLNKAMSDFNLSLDLGFLTKSRNYTFFKPKFIFYATYLSEKIGYWRYITIYRHLEAHPEDRIYPIFRFFENWCQDENRHGDFFDAIMRAQPQMLNDWKAKLWSRFFLLSVFVTMYLNDIQRKDFYASIGLDAREYDIYVIKKTNETAGRVFPVMLDVDNPEFYDRLDLCIKNNEKLGAIANSNTPKFLQIFQKLPLYISNGWHFLKLYLMKPIDAATAHGMAR is encoded by the coding sequence ATGGTAGATTCCCTCAAAAAACCAGGCTTTGAAGAAATACGGCCAGGGATAAAAGTCCCGGCAAAAGAAACCTTATTAACACCACGGTTTTATACTACCGATTTTGATGAGATGGCACGGATGGACATCTCTGTAAATGAAGATGAGTTACAAGCCATCTTAGAAGAGTTCCGCACTGACTATAACCGCCATCACTTTGTTCGGGATGCCGAGTTTGAACAATCCTGGGATCACATCGACGGGGAAACTCGCCAGTTGTTCATTGAATTTCTAGAGCGTTCTTGTACAGCAGAATTTTCTGGCTTCTTGCTGTATAAGGAATTAGGCCGCCGCTTAAAAGATAAAAGTCCCCTCCTTGCTGAGTGTTTCAACCTCATGTCACGGGATGAAGCACGTCACGCTGGCTTTTTGAATAAAGCGATGTCAGACTTTAATTTGTCTCTAGATTTAGGGTTTTTGACAAAGAGCCGCAATTACACTTTCTTCAAACCCAAATTCATTTTCTACGCCACCTATCTTTCCGAAAAAATAGGTTATTGGCGTTATATCACCATTTATCGTCATTTAGAGGCGCATCCCGAAGATAGAATTTATCCAATTTTCCGGTTCTTTGAAAATTGGTGTCAAGATGAAAACCGTCATGGTGATTTCTTTGATGCCATCATGAGAGCGCAACCACAGATGCTGAATGATTGGAAAGCAAAACTGTGGAGTCGGTTCTTCTTGTTGTCTGTGTTTGTGACGATGTATCTCAATGACATCCAACGCAAGGACTTTTACGCTTCTATTGGTTTAGATGCACGGGAATACGATATTTACGTCATCAAGAAAACCAATGAAACCGCTGGTAGAGTCTTCCCGGTAATGTTGGATGTAGACAATCCAGAGTTTTACGATCGCCTGGATTTATGTATCAAGAATAACGAAAAATTGGGTGCGATCGCTAACTCTAACACACCCAAATTCCTGCAAATCTTCCAGAAGTTGCCATTATACATCTCCAATGGTTGGCACTTCTTGAAGTTGTACTTGATGAAGCCAATTGATGCTGCTACTGCTCATGGAATGGCTCGTTAG